DNA from Candidatus Methylomirabilota bacterium:
CTTCCGGGCGCGGCGGCGGCATGCGTGTCGGCCATGTCGGCGCTCCTACGGGATGAGGTAGACGATGGTGAAGATCGCGACCCAGACGATGTCGACGAAGTGCCAGTACAGGCCCGCGATCTCGACCTTGGTGTAGTCCCGCGCGTCGAGCCGCCGCCGCTTGAGCTGCCACCAGAGGGCCATGAGCCAGATCACGCCGCCGCTGACGTGGGCGCCGTGGAATCCGGTGAGGGTGAAGAAGCTCGACCCGAAGAGATTGGTGCCGAGGGTGAGCCCGTCGTGGAGGGCGAACGTGGCGAACTCGTACACCTGGTTCCCCACGAAGTGCGCGCCGAGGAGCGCGGTGGCGAACAGCCAGCGGCCCGCCCACTTGAGATCGTTCTTCTGGAGCGCGGCGAGGGCCAGCACCATGGTGAGCGAGGAGGCGAGCAGCACCGCCGCGCTCTCCGAGGTGAGGGGGATGTTGAAGACGTCGTGCGGGCCGGGCCCGGCGAGGCTCTTGCCCTTGTAGGCCAGATAGGTCCCGATCAGGGACCCGAAGAACATGCAGTCCGAGCCCAGGAAGATCCACATGCCGACCTTGCGATTGTCCAGGCCGGTGGTGCCGATGTTCGGGTCGTGATGCGCGTGGGCATGCGCGTCGGCCACTAGTGCGCCTCCTGGGCGGGGCGATGGTACTCGAGCGCGAACTTGAACATGCAGTAGAGCGTGAGCAGACCGCCGACGACCAATTGGACGTAGCTGATCAGGAGACCCGAGAGCATGACGGTGAGCGCCAGCGCGAGGAGAATGGGCCAGTAGGACGGCGGCGGCATGTGGATGGCCGCGATGTCCTTGGCGGTGGGGGGCGCCGGCTTGGGCGTGGGAGCGCCCCCGTGCCCATCCCCGTGCTTCTGCAGCCAGAGCTCGTCACGGCCATGCACCGTCGGAATGGTGGCGAAGTTGTAGACGGGCGGCGGCGAGGGGATGGCCCACTCGAGCGTGCGGGCATCCCACGGGTCCGGGC
Protein-coding regions in this window:
- a CDS encoding cytochrome c oxidase subunit 3 codes for the protein MADAHAHAHHDPNIGTTGLDNRKVGMWIFLGSDCMFFGSLIGTYLAYKGKSLAGPGPHDVFNIPLTSESAAVLLASSLTMVLALAALQKNDLKWAGRWLFATALLGAHFVGNQVYEFATFALHDGLTLGTNLFGSSFFTLTGFHGAHVSGGVIWLMALWWQLKRRRLDARDYTKVEIAGLYWHFVDIVWVAIFTIVYLIP